In the genome of Raphanus sativus cultivar WK10039 chromosome 4, ASM80110v3, whole genome shotgun sequence, one region contains:
- the LOC108848684 gene encoding outer envelope pore protein 24B, chloroplastic, translating into MMKASVKGKYDGGKSTGVGSVAFNAGDIKLRATMTDATFVAGPTLNGLSLAVEKPGFFMVEYNVPKKDVRFQFMNTVRVAEKPLNLTYIHSRADNRTIVDGSLVVDSANKVSANYMVGTNNCKLKYTYAHGRVATFEPCYDFAKNAWDFAVSRRVYGDDVVKATYQTSTKLLGVEWSRNSKSTGSFKVCASVNLAEEVKTPKLIAETTWNLEI; encoded by the exons ATGATGAAGGCTTCCGTCAAAGGCAAGTACGATGGCGGTAAGAGCACTGGAGTAGGCTCAGTGGCCTTCAACGCCGGCGACATAAAGCTACGCGCCACCATGACCGATGCAACCTTCGTCGCTGGTCCTACCTTGAACGGCCTCTCTCTGGCCGTGGAGAAGCCTGGTTTCTTCATGGTCGAGTATAACGTCCCTAAGAAA GATGTTAGGTTTCAGTTCATGAACACGGTGAGGGTTGCTGAGAAGCCATTGAATCTGACTTACATTCATAGCAGAGCTGATAACAGAACAATCGTGGACGGGAGCCTTGTGGTTGATTCTGCGAACAAAGTCTCTGCTAATTACATGGTGGGAACAAACAACTGTAAGCTTAAGTACACTTATGCGCACGGAAGGGTTGCTACATTCGAGCCTTGCTACGACTTTGCCAAGAATGCTTGGGATTTTGCGGTTTCTAGGAGAGTTTATGGAGATGATGTTGTCAAGGCCACTTATCAAACGTCTACTAAGTTGCTTGGTGTGGAATGGTCAAGGAACTCCAAATCCACTGGATCTTTCAAG GTATGTGCGTCTGTGAATTTGGCGGAGGAAGTGAAAACGCCGAAATTGATAGCAGAAACAACTTGGAACCTTGAAATCTAA